In one Candidatus Peregrinibacteria bacterium genomic region, the following are encoded:
- a CDS encoding nucleotidyl transferase AbiEii/AbiGii toxin family protein, with product MISQNQIREFSKRYAIDEFTIIREYLQVVFLSALYSMKKSQKIYFKGGTAIRLLFNAGRFSEDLDFTTNLTIAELNTLIKNVLRKVLFIIPDTSLKKVKKGNKSYSGILSYTPKDAKYPLSLHLEFSIREIPETSEEHVLQTDFPIPSGAIIKHLSFTEILAEKIRALMLRSKGRDMYDLWFLLSKGVELDLKMVNRKMKFYHIEFSAEDILERIQKFDEKQLKNDLQKFLRVHDRNLIPHLKELILQQMYSRQEFSIALSENIAYNKIPMSFSSLTKTKRLPHTFDEAKTFEIQRQDENTLMVRVIQNGKKKDKGDILIQALNRNGVRELGIIEKNSGDLIGIPYAKFIQKIFRMKFS from the coding sequence ATGATTTCTCAAAACCAAATACGGGAATTTTCGAAAAGATACGCCATTGATGAATTCACTATCATTCGCGAATACTTGCAAGTTGTTTTTTTAAGCGCTCTCTATAGCATGAAGAAAAGTCAGAAAATTTATTTTAAAGGCGGAACCGCAATACGTCTCCTCTTCAATGCTGGACGTTTTTCCGAAGACCTCGACTTCACAACAAATCTCACCATTGCAGAACTCAATACGCTCATCAAAAATGTCCTGAGAAAGGTTCTTTTCATCATTCCTGACACCTCCCTGAAGAAAGTGAAGAAAGGGAACAAATCATATTCCGGAATTCTGAGCTATACGCCGAAAGACGCAAAATATCCCCTGAGTCTCCATCTTGAATTCTCCATCAGAGAAATTCCTGAGACGTCGGAAGAACACGTCCTTCAAACTGACTTTCCCATTCCTTCAGGAGCGATTATCAAACACTTGAGCTTCACGGAGATTTTAGCGGAAAAAATTAGAGCGCTTATGCTTCGATCAAAAGGTCGAGATATGTATGATCTTTGGTTTCTGCTTTCGAAAGGCGTGGAGCTTGACCTCAAAATGGTCAATCGAAAAATGAAATTTTATCATATCGAATTCTCCGCAGAAGATATTCTCGAGAGAATTCAGAAATTTGATGAAAAACAGTTGAAAAATGACCTTCAAAAATTTCTGAGAGTACACGATCGAAATTTAATTCCTCATCTGAAAGAATTGATCCTACAACAAATGTATTCTCGACAAGAGTTTAGCATTGCTCTGAGCGAGAATATTGCCTATAACAAAATTCCAATGAGTTTTTCTTCACTGACGAAAACAAAGCGCCTCCCACACACCTTTGATGAAGCTAAAACTTTTGAGATACAAAGACAGGATGAAAATACACTGATGGTCAGGGTGATTCAGAACGGAAAGAAAAAAGATAAAGGTGACATCCTCATTCAAGCACTAAACAGAAATGGAGTTCGAGAACTGGGTATTATTGAAAAAAATAGTGGCGACCTCATTGGCATACCCTATGCCAAATTTATTCAGAAAATTTTCAGGATGAAATTTTCATAG